The Eublepharis macularius isolate TG4126 chromosome 3, MPM_Emac_v1.0, whole genome shotgun sequence genome has a window encoding:
- the LOC129326317 gene encoding autocrine proliferation repressor protein A-like — MPCQEGAHSNLVPAAAMAILKPPAAAGLCPHTSAEGLLATTQNTSLEMKHPLGRENITGYDIFAYSWWRFMNDSAAPPHWLVQFPMVKATVRAMDTITDYMMKTMKKNITRFTLTGISMDGWITWLTAAVDTRVVAIIPIGMDFLNLTESFPHQYRAYCGWSYRLRAFYEMNITQELDHPRFSLLASHLDPLAYNERYTNVSKYIIIGSGDEDSMPDNSHYYFPYLEGEKHLHIIPNADYRFEGLETLSKPILIFYTRVKNNYPRPSVSWHRTMTNTTGIIYFNSSPEPYDIFSYHADTVGGTRRDFRMRTGAGNSFRNNNVKWTKTNVEHVKSRQYKKELDIPAEGWRAFFIQAIFPMDVSGGKLVFTSEIHIIPDTFPCPNCDGCQGTLV; from the exons ATGCCCTGCCAGGAAGGTGCTCACAGCAACCTTGTTCCAGCAGCTGCCATGGCCATCCTGAAACCCCCTGCAGCTGCTGGCCTGTGTCCCCATACTAGTGCAGAAGGGCTGCTTGCTACGACGCAAAACACCTCCCTGGAGATG AAACACCCATTAGGACGTGAGAATATTACAGGGTATGATATATTTGCATATTCCTGGTGGAGGTTTATGAATGACTCAGCTGCACCACCACACTGGCTTGTGCAATTCCCGATGGTCAAG GCCACCGTGAGAGCCATGGACACGATCACAGACTACATGATGAAAACAATGAAGAAAAACATCACGCGGTTCACACTGACAGGTATTTCCATG GATGGATGGATCACTTGGCTGACTGCAGCAGTTGACACTAGAGTTGTTGCAATTATTCCCATTGGCATGGATTTTCTCAACCTCACAGAG AGTTTCCCCCATCAATACCGAGCCTATTGTGGCTGGTCTTACAGGCTAAGAGCCTTCTATGAGATGAATATAACCCAAGAGTTGGACCACCCCCGTTTCAGTCTTCTGGCTTCTCATTTGGACCCACTGG CATACAATGAGCGATACACAAATGTATCCAAGTACATAATCATTGGATCAGGGGATGAAGACTCGATGCCTGACAACTCCCATTATTACTTTCCCTACCTAGAAGGAGAGAAGCATCTCCA cATCATCCCAAACGCTGATTACAGATTTGAGGGTTTAGAAACACTATCAAAGCCAATCCTCATTTTCTATACGCGGGTCAAAAATAATTATCCACGTCCCTCGGTTTCTTGGCATAGAACAATG ACAAATACCACTGGAATCATCTATTTCAATTCATCTCCGGAACCCTATGACATTTTCTCTTACCATGCTGACACTGTTGGGGGAACCAG GCGAGACTTCAGAATGAGGACAGGAGCTGGAAATTCTTTTCGGAACAACAATGTTAAATGGACAAAGACCAATGTTGAGCATGTG AAAAGTCGTCAGTATAAGAAGGAATTAGACATTCCAGCAGAGGGATGGAGGGCCTTCTTCATTCAG GCCATCTTCCCAATGGATGTCAGTGGTGGGAAGTTGGTGTTTACATCAGAAATCCACATCATTCCAGACACTTTCCCGTGTCCTAATTGCGATGGATGCCAGGGAACACTGGTCTGA